A window of Micromonospora eburnea genomic DNA:
GCCGGAGCTGCGCCGGCTCCGCCGCCGCGGGGAGCAACCGTGACGGCCTCGGCGCTGGTGCCGTTGCCGGTGGTGGTGCCGCTGCTCGGTGCCGCGCTGACCCTGGTCCTGGGCAACCGGCCCAGGTTGCAGCGCTCGATCAGTGTGCTCGGCCTCTCCGCCACCCTGCTCGTCGCGGTGCTGCTGCTGGTCGAGGCGTACCGGCACGGGCCGGTGGTGGTCCAGGTGGGCGGCTGGCCCGCGCCGGTCGGCATCGTGCTGATCGCCGACCAGTTGGCGGCGCTGCTGCTGGTGGTCTCCTCCGCGGTGACCCTCTGCGTGCTGGTCTACTCGGTCGGCCAGGGCCGGTGGGAGGTCGGCGAGCGCACGCCGGTGAGCATCTTCCACCCCACCTATCTGGTGCTCACCGCCGGCGTGACCAACGCCTTCCTGGCCGGTGACCTGTTCAACCTGTACGTCGGCTTCGAGATCCTGCTGTCCGCGAGCTTCGTGCTGATCACGCTCGGCGGCACCGAGACCCGGATCCGCACCGGCCCGACGTACGTGGTGGTCAACGTCCTCTCCTCGATGATCTTCCTGACCGGGCTGGGCCTGGTGTACGCGGCCACCGGCACCCTGAACATGGCCCAGCTCGCCGGCCGGCTGGACGCCCTGCCGGGCGGCGTACGCCTGGGGTTGCAGCTCATGCTGCTGCTCGCCTTCGCCATCAAGGCGGCGGTCTTCCCGGTCTCGGCCTGGCTGCCGGACAGCTACCCGACCGCGCCCGCCCCGGTCACCGCGGTCTTCGCCGGCCTGCTCACCAAGGTCGGCGTGTACGCGATCATCCGCACCGAGACCCTGCTCTTCCCCGGCGGGCAGGTCGCCGGCCTGCTCCTGGTGGTGGCCGGGCTGACCATGCTGGTCGGCATCCTCGGCGCGGTCGCCCAGTCCGACATGAAGCGGCTCTTCTCCTTCACCCTGGTCAGCCACATCGGCTACATGATCTTCGGGGTGGGGTTGGGCAGCGTCGCCGGCCTGGCCGGGGCGATCTTCTACGTGGTCCACCACATCACCATCCAGACCACCCTCTTCCTGGTCGCGGGCCTGGTCGAGGAGCGGGCCGGCAGCACCGACCTGCGGCGGCTGGGCGGGCTGTCCCGGCTCGCCCCGATGCTCGCCGTGCTCTTCTTCGTGCCGGCGATGAACCTGGCCGGCATCCCGCCGTTCTCCGGATTCCTCGGCAAGCTCGGTCTGCTCCAGGCCGGCGTGGCGGCCGGCGGGGTGCTGCCTGCCGTACTGGTCGCCGCCGGGACACTGACCAGCCTGCTGACCCTCTACACCGCCTCCCGGGTGTGGAGCCTCGCGTTCTGGCGGGCGCCCCAGCAGGCCACCCCGCACCCCGCCGTACGGCTGCCCGGGCTGATGGTCGGCGCCACCACCGCCCTGGTGGCGCTCGGCGTGGCGCTGACCCTGGTCGCCGGGCCGCTGTTCCGGGTCAGCGTGGACGCCGCCACCGACCTGCGTGACCGCACCCCGTACGTGCGGGCCGTCCTGCCGGCGGGCGCGCCGTGACCGGCGACCTGCCCGGCCGCCCGGTCGGCGACGGACCGCCGCCGGAGCCCCGCCCGCCCGCCATCGTCGGGCGGGGCGGGCGGTGGCGGGACCAGGCCGTGGCGCTCGGCTGGCTGGTGGTGGTCTGGCTGCTGCTGTGGGGCGATCTCTCCTGGGGCAACCTGGTCGGCGGACTCGTCGTCGGCGCCGCCGTGCTGATCTTCTTTCCGCTCCCGCCGGTCACCTTCGGCGGCCGGCTCCGCGCCGGCGCGTTGCTGGTCCTCGCGGTCACCTTCGTCCGGGAGCTGGTCAGCGCCAGCGTGCACGTCGCGGCCATCGCGGTCCGTCCCGGCTACCGGCCGCGCGGCGCGGTCATCGCGGTGCCGCTGCGGATCCGCACCGACCTCAACCTGGCCCTCACCGCCGAGCTGATCTCCCTGGTCCCCGGCACCCTGATCCTCGATGTGGACCGCGACCTGGGCGTTCTCTACGTGCATGTCCTAGAGGTCCTTCGCCCCGAGGACCTGACCGACAGCCGCAACCGCGTCCTCACCGCCGAACGGCGCATCGTCCGCGCCATCGGCTCCCCCGAAGAGGTACGCCAGCTCGGCGTCGAACCCGACAGGAGGAATTCCACGTGACCACCGTCCTCGCCGTCGCGCTGACCGTGCTCCTCTCGGTCACCGCGCTGCTCGCCCTGACCCGTATCTACCGGGGGCCGTCGCTGCTCGACCGCGTCGTCGCCGCCGACCTGCTGCTCGCCACCATGCTCAGCGCGGTCGGCGCGGAGGCGGCGGTCAACCGGCACGCCACCACGCTGCCCGTGCTGGTGGTGCTCTCCCTGCTCGGCTTCGTCGGATCGGTCTCCCTGGTCCGCTTCGCCGTACGCGAGGAGACCCAATGAGCCTCCTCGCCGACTGGCTGGGCGCGGCCTGCCTGCTGGCCGGGGCGCTGCTCGCCCTGGCCGCCGGGATCGGCGTGCTGCGTTTCCCCGACGCGCTGGGCCGGATGCACGCGGCCACCAAGCCGCAGGTGCTGGGCGTGCTGGTGCTCCTGGTCGGGCTGGCGCTGCGCCTGCGTACGCCCGCGGACCTGGGCATGATCGCGTTGGTGGCGATCTTCCAGCTGGCCACCGCTCCGGTCGCGGCCCAGATGATCGGCCGGGCCGCCTACCGGTCCGGGCGCATCGACCGCGACCTGCTGGAAGTCGACGAGTTGGCCGGGCGGTGAACCGGACGGCGGGGAGGCTTCCCGGCACCCTCAGCGGACGTCCAGCCAACGCCGATAGAATGGCCGCATGATCGACTCTTCTGCCCAGGAGGGCAGCAGTAGCCAGCCGGGTCCGGCCCGGCAACCCCTCACCCCGACGACCCCGGGAGCCCTGAACCTCCCGTGCTGATCCTCGTCGGTCTCGTTCTCATCATCGTGCTCACCGCCGCCACCGGCTACTTCGTGGCCCAGGAGTTCGGTTACGTCGCCGTGGACCGGGGCAAGCTCAAGCAGCTCGCCGACGGGGGCGACCGGGCCGCAGCCCGGGCCCTGGAGGTGACCGGCCGGCTCTCGTTCATGCTCTCCGGCGCCCAGCTCGGCATCACCGTGACCGCGCTGCTGGTCGGTTACGCCGCCGAGCCGTACCTGGGCGCCGGGCTGGCCGACCTGCTCGGCGTCGCCGGGGTCTCCTCCGGCGTCGCGCTGCCGCTGTCGGTGGCCCTCGCCCTGATCATCGCCACCGTGGTGCAGATGGTGCTGGGCGAGTTGGCCCCGAAGAACCTGGCCATCGCCCGCGCCGAGCCCATCGCTCGGGCGTTGGCCCGGTCCACCCTCGGCTACCTGCGGATCGCCGGGCCGTTGATCACCCTCTTCGACCGGGCCGCCGTCCGGCTGCTGCGTCGGGTCGGCATCGAGCCGATCGAGGAGTTGCCCAGCGGTGCCACCCCGAAGGACCTGGAACAGATCATCGCCGAGTCCCGGGAGGAGGGGCACCTCGACGCCACGATGTCCGACCTACTCGACCGGGGCCTCGACTTCCGCGAGCTGACCGCCGGGGAGGCCATGGTCCCCCGGGTCGACGTGCACACCGTACGGGCCGACGAACCGGTCAGCCGGGTCGTCGAACTGCTCGACACCGGCCACTCCCGGTTCCCCGTCCGGGGCGCCGAGGGGGTCGACGACCTGGTCGGTGTGGTCGGCATCGCCGACGTGCTCGGGGTGCCACCCGCCGAGCGGGCCACCACCCGGGTCGCGGCGGTGGCCGTACCGCCGCTGCTGGTGCCGGAGACGCTGCCGTTGCCGACGGTGCTGGACCGGCTCCGGGTCGGGCACCGGCAGCTCGCCTGCGTGGTTGACGAGTACGGCGGCTTCGCCGGCGTGATCACGCTGGAGGACATCGCCGAGGAACTGGTCGGGCCGATCCGGGACGAGGACGACCCGCCCGAGCGGGCCCCGGCGCGGCAGGAGGACGGTTCCTGGGTGGTGCCCGCCCGCTGGCGGATCGACGAGGTCGCCGACAGCACCGGCATCGCGCTGCCCGAGGCCCCCGAGTACGACACCCTCTCCGGGCTGGTCATGCGGGAGCTGGGCCGGGTGCCCGAGGTGGGTGACCGGCTGGAGATCAGCCTCGGCGTCGACGGTGACGAGTCCGACGTCGAGCCGCGTGCGCTGGTCGAGGTGCTGGCCGTGGACCGGCACGTGGCCGACTCCGTCCGGCTCCGGATGGCCGCCGCCGAACACGGGGAGGAGGCGGCATGAGTGAGCGTCCGCGAACGAATCATCGGTGCGGTGCCCATGCCGGCGCCGACCGGAGCGAGGTGGCGGCATGACGCCCGGTTTCGCGTTGTTCTTCTCGGTCGTGCTGCTGGCGCTCAACGGCTTCTTCGTGGCGGCCGAGTTCGCCCTGGTGGCGGCCAAGCGGTACCGCCTGGAACAGCTGGCGGTCGGCGGCGGCCGGGCGGCCCGCGCGGCGCTGGACGGCGTCCGTGAGCTGTCCCTGATGCTGGCCGGGGCGCAGCTCGGCATCACCCTGTGCACGCTGGGGCTGGGCGCCCTGGCCGAGCCGGCGATCGAGCGCCTGCTCCGCCCCTTGCTGCACGCCGTCGGGCTGCCCGCGGCGGCGAGCCACGCGGTGGGGCTGCTGATCGCCCTGGCCCTGGTGACCTTCCTGCACCTGGTGGTCGGCGAGATGGCCCCGAAGTCGTGGGCGATCACCGACGCGGAGCGCTCGGCGATGCTGCTGGCGCTGCCGTTCCGGGCCTTCGCCCGGGTCGCCCGTCCGGTGCTGTCCGCGCTGAACGCGTTGGCCAACGCGGTCCTGCGGCTGGTCGGCGTACGCCAGCAGGACCAGCTCGCCCAGGTGCACGGCCCGGACGAGCTGCGCATCCTGCTGGAGCAGTCCCGCGAGCACGGGCTGCTCGGCGCCGAGCAGCACCAGATGCTGACCAGCATGCTGGAGTTGCAGGGCACCACGGTGGCGCAGGTGATGGAGCCGTTCGACCGGATCGTCACGGTCCGGCGGGACGACGACGCCGAGCGGATCGAGCACGTGTCCCGCGACAGCGGCCGTTCCCGGCTGGCCGTCGTCGACGCCGGTGGCGAGGTCTGCGGCCTGGTCCACGTACGGGAGGCGGTCCGCGCGGTCACCAACGGCCGTGCGGCGACCGCGGGCGAGCTGATGACCCCGGCGTTCGTCCTGCCCGCCGGGGCCTCGGTCACCGAGGCGGTGGCGGCGATGCGCGGTCGGCAGGCCCAGTTGGCGCTGGTCCGCAACGGCGGCGGCCCCACGCGGCCGATCGGCTTCGTGGCCCTGGAGGACCTGCTGGAGGAGGTCATCGGCGAGTTCGACGACGAGACCGATCCGGTGCCCCGGGGCCGCCGGATGCGCTGACGTCCCGTCCCTTCCGTCCCTGGTGGCGGCACCGGTCGCGCGACCGTTGCCGCCACCGCGCGACCGGTGTCGGCAACGGACGCCCGGAGGCGTGTCCGGGCGCTGGCCGGGAAAGCGTGGCGCGCGGGTCGGCAACCGGGACGGGAGGACGCGGGGTGCCGCTGACCGGGGTGTCGTCGGAGTCCGTCTGGACCGGGCTCTCGGTGAGCACCACCCTGCCCAATCCCAGCACCCGGCCGGGCCTGCGGCTGCCCGGCCGGGTGACCCTCACCGCGGCGGGTGAGGACGTGCCGGTCCGGCACGTTCGGCTCGGGCTGGTCGCCCAGGTCGAGCCGGAGGAACCCGACTCGCCCCGCCGGCTGGTGCAGTACCACCAGGTGCCGGTCGCCGGCCGGTTCGTGGTGCCGGCCGGGCGGCGGCGCGCGGTCGACTTCGCCTTCCCGCTGCCCTGGGAGACCCCGGTGACCATCTTCGGCGGGGTGCCGCTGATGAGCCTGCGCACCGGGCTGCGTACCGAGGTGTCGGTGGATCCCGATCTGGACCAGGGCGCGATGGTGCCGGTCTTCGTGCACCCGCTCCCCGTCCAGCAACACGTGCTCGCCGCGCTGGACACCCTCGGCTTCGTCATGCGCCAGGCGGGCCTGCAGCAGGGCCGGCTGCCCGGGGTGGAGCAGGAACTACCGTTCCACGAGCGGCTCGGCTACTGGGTGGCGCCGCTGTACGCCGGTCCGATCACCGAGCTGGAAGTGATCTTCGTGACCAACGCGGCGGGACTGGAGGTGCTGCTCTGGCTGGACCGCCGGCTCGCGCTGGCCGGGGTCACCCACCAGAGCATCAGCCGGTTCCGGGTCTGGCACACCGGGGTCGGGCAGCGGGACTGGGTCGCCACCGTGGACGGCTGGCTGCGGCACGCGATCAACCGGCACGCGGCGGCCGCCGCGCACGCCGACTGGTCCGCCGCGATCCGGGAGTCGGCACACGTCAGCCGCCGCCCGGACGAGCCGGTCGCCCCCGGCTACGGCCTGGGCGGCACAGCCGGCGGCCCGGGCATCGGCGGCGGCGGTGCCGGCGACGGCACCTGAGTGCCGCCCGCCGCTGCGTCAACCGTCACGCTGGCCGCCGCGCATGCCGCCTGCCTCGTGTTAACAGGGGCCCCTTGCTCTACCGCAGGCGTTAACAGGGGGCCCCTGCTTACACCGAGGCGGTGGCGAGCTTGAGGCTGAAGCCGAGGAAGAGCATTCCGATGCTGGTCGTGGCGCCGGCGGCCAGGCGGCGCCGGCGGTGGAACTGGGCAGCCAGGAAGGTGCCCGTGAAGATCAGCGCGGTGAGGTAGAGCGCGCTGGTCACCTGGGCGATCAGTCCGAGCACCACGAACGACAGCGCCGGCCAGGCGTACCCGGGGTCGACGAACTGGATGAAGAACGAGATGAAGAAGAGGATCGCCTTCGGGTTGAGCAGGCTGATCACCAGCGCCCGCCGGAACGGGCTGCCCGGCGCCGCCGGCTCCGCCGCGTCGATCAGCCGTGGCGTCGCCGGGTCGTTGCGGTCGCGCCAGCGCCGCCAGGCCCCGCGCAGCATGGTCAACCCCACGTAGCCGAGGTACGCGGCACCGGCGTACTTGATCACCAGGAAGAGCGGCGGGTACGCCTTGAGCACCGACGCCACCCCGGCGGCGGAGAGGAACATCAGCACCGAGTCGCCGACGAACACGCCGCCGGCGGCCCGGTAGCCCGTCCGTACGCCGCGCTTGGCGGCCGTGGAGAGCACGAAGAGTGAGTTCGGCCCGGGCAGCAGCACGATCGCCACGGTCCCCAGCACGTATGTCCAGATGTCGGTGATGCCCAGCACGCCGGACATCATGACGCCAGGGGTGCCGTCGGGCGAAGCCTTTCCCGCAGCCGAACCTGTGCATTGGGCCACTCGGTGGCGAGCATCGAGTAGAGCGCGGAGTCCCGCCAGGAGCCGTCGGGCCGTCGCCGGTTGGACCGCAGCGTCCCCTCCCGGGTCGCGCCGAGCCGCTCGATGGCCCGCTGCGAGCGCTCGTTGAGCGTGCTGGTCTGCCAGGTCACCCGGATCGCGTCCAGCTCCTCGAAGGCCCTGGTGAGCAGCAGCAGCTTCGCCTCGGTGTTGATTCCGGTACGCCACCACGGCCGGCCGAGCTGGGTGAAGCCGATCTCCAACGTCCGGAGGTCGGGATCGGGCTGGTAGTACGAGGTGGTGCCGACCACCACCCCGGTGGCCGCGCAGCGCTGCACCCAGGGTGTCCGGGCGCCGCGCAGGTTCGCGTCCAGGGCAGCTCGCACGTAGCGGGCCGTGTCGGCCACCGTGGCGGGTCGGGGAGTGCCGACGTACCGCCATACCTCCTCGTCGTCGAGGGCGGCGTACAGCTCCTCGACGTGGGACTCGTCGAGCGGTTCCAGCACCACGTGCTCGCCCCGCAGCACCACCGGCTCCAACCACGGCGAGCGGGCCGGCCGCAGGTACGCCGGCACCGGCACGGTCACCCCGGCGTCCGGCTCCGGCGCCCCGGCGGTGAGCCGCAGCGGCACCACCCCGGCCCAGTGCGGCAGGTCGAGGTCGCCGGGCTCGTCGCCCACCCCCTTGGCGCGGATCCGGACCGACACCTCGCGCAGCGGCAGTGCCAGCACCGCCGTCTCGGCCAACTCCCGGCGGTTCGGCGGGCGGCTGTCGGTGCTGCGCCCGGCGGCCACCTTCTCCACCAGCGCGGTGAGCACCTCGGCCTTCTCCCGCTCGTCGGTGACC
This region includes:
- a CDS encoding hemolysin family protein, encoding MLILVGLVLIIVLTAATGYFVAQEFGYVAVDRGKLKQLADGGDRAAARALEVTGRLSFMLSGAQLGITVTALLVGYAAEPYLGAGLADLLGVAGVSSGVALPLSVALALIIATVVQMVLGELAPKNLAIARAEPIARALARSTLGYLRIAGPLITLFDRAAVRLLRRVGIEPIEELPSGATPKDLEQIIAESREEGHLDATMSDLLDRGLDFRELTAGEAMVPRVDVHTVRADEPVSRVVELLDTGHSRFPVRGAEGVDDLVGVVGIADVLGVPPAERATTRVAAVAVPPLLVPETLPLPTVLDRLRVGHRQLACVVDEYGGFAGVITLEDIAEELVGPIRDEDDPPERAPARQEDGSWVVPARWRIDEVADSTGIALPEAPEYDTLSGLVMRELGRVPEVGDRLEISLGVDGDESDVEPRALVEVLAVDRHVADSVRLRMAAAEHGEEAA
- a CDS encoding bifunctional pyridoxamine 5'-phosphate oxidase family protein/GNAT family N-acetyltransferase; translated protein: MYPRTERTTATRMRNRMHYDEAAAHAVLDEAYHCALSFVSDGEPRVLPTLHVRVGDTLYLHGSTGSRPLLAARGGDGLPVCVAVTHLDGLVLARTQFNHSANYRSVVVHGTARLVTDEREKAEVLTALVEKVAAGRSTDSRPPNRRELAETAVLALPLREVSVRIRAKGVGDEPGDLDLPHWAGVVPLRLTAGAPEPDAGVTVPVPAYLRPARSPWLEPVVLRGEHVVLEPLDESHVEELYAALDDEEVWRYVGTPRPATVADTARYVRAALDANLRGARTPWVQRCAATGVVVGTTSYYQPDPDLRTLEIGFTQLGRPWWRTGINTEAKLLLLTRAFEELDAIRVTWQTSTLNERSQRAIERLGATREGTLRSNRRRPDGSWRDSALYSMLATEWPNAQVRLRERLRPTAPLAS
- a CDS encoding Na+/H+ antiporter subunit D; translation: MTASALVPLPVVVPLLGAALTLVLGNRPRLQRSISVLGLSATLLVAVLLLVEAYRHGPVVVQVGGWPAPVGIVLIADQLAALLLVVSSAVTLCVLVYSVGQGRWEVGERTPVSIFHPTYLVLTAGVTNAFLAGDLFNLYVGFEILLSASFVLITLGGTETRIRTGPTYVVVNVLSSMIFLTGLGLVYAATGTLNMAQLAGRLDALPGGVRLGLQLMLLLAFAIKAAVFPVSAWLPDSYPTAPAPVTAVFAGLLTKVGVYAIIRTETLLFPGGQVAGLLLVVAGLTMLVGILGAVAQSDMKRLFSFTLVSHIGYMIFGVGLGSVAGLAGAIFYVVHHITIQTTLFLVAGLVEERAGSTDLRRLGGLSRLAPMLAVLFFVPAMNLAGIPPFSGFLGKLGLLQAGVAAGGVLPAVLVAAGTLTSLLTLYTASRVWSLAFWRAPQQATPHPAVRLPGLMVGATTALVALGVALTLVAGPLFRVSVDAATDLRDRTPYVRAVLPAGAP
- the leuE gene encoding leucine efflux protein LeuE; this translates as MMSGVLGITDIWTYVLGTVAIVLLPGPNSLFVLSTAAKRGVRTGYRAAGGVFVGDSVLMFLSAAGVASVLKAYPPLFLVIKYAGAAYLGYVGLTMLRGAWRRWRDRNDPATPRLIDAAEPAAPGSPFRRALVISLLNPKAILFFISFFIQFVDPGYAWPALSFVVLGLIAQVTSALYLTALIFTGTFLAAQFHRRRRLAAGATTSIGMLFLGFSLKLATASV
- a CDS encoding hemolysin family protein; this translates as MTPGFALFFSVVLLALNGFFVAAEFALVAAKRYRLEQLAVGGGRAARAALDGVRELSLMLAGAQLGITLCTLGLGALAEPAIERLLRPLLHAVGLPAAASHAVGLLIALALVTFLHLVVGEMAPKSWAITDAERSAMLLALPFRAFARVARPVLSALNALANAVLRLVGVRQQDQLAQVHGPDELRILLEQSREHGLLGAEQHQMLTSMLELQGTTVAQVMEPFDRIVTVRRDDDAERIEHVSRDSGRSRLAVVDAGGEVCGLVHVREAVRAVTNGRAATAGELMTPAFVLPAGASVTEAVAAMRGRQAQLALVRNGGGPTRPIGFVALEDLLEEVIGEFDDETDPVPRGRRMR
- the mnhG gene encoding monovalent cation/H(+) antiporter subunit G — translated: MSLLADWLGAACLLAGALLALAAGIGVLRFPDALGRMHAATKPQVLGVLVLLVGLALRLRTPADLGMIALVAIFQLATAPVAAQMIGRAAYRSGRIDRDLLEVDELAGR
- a CDS encoding sporulation protein; protein product: MPLTGVSSESVWTGLSVSTTLPNPSTRPGLRLPGRVTLTAAGEDVPVRHVRLGLVAQVEPEEPDSPRRLVQYHQVPVAGRFVVPAGRRRAVDFAFPLPWETPVTIFGGVPLMSLRTGLRTEVSVDPDLDQGAMVPVFVHPLPVQQHVLAALDTLGFVMRQAGLQQGRLPGVEQELPFHERLGYWVAPLYAGPITELEVIFVTNAAGLEVLLWLDRRLALAGVTHQSISRFRVWHTGVGQRDWVATVDGWLRHAINRHAAAAAHADWSAAIRESAHVSRRPDEPVAPGYGLGGTAGGPGIGGGGAGDGT
- a CDS encoding monovalent cation/H+ antiporter complex subunit F; amino-acid sequence: MTTVLAVALTVLLSVTALLALTRIYRGPSLLDRVVAADLLLATMLSAVGAEAAVNRHATTLPVLVVLSLLGFVGSVSLVRFAVREETQ
- a CDS encoding Na+/H+ antiporter subunit E yields the protein MTGDLPGRPVGDGPPPEPRPPAIVGRGGRWRDQAVALGWLVVVWLLLWGDLSWGNLVGGLVVGAAVLIFFPLPPVTFGGRLRAGALLVLAVTFVRELVSASVHVAAIAVRPGYRPRGAVIAVPLRIRTDLNLALTAELISLVPGTLILDVDRDLGVLYVHVLEVLRPEDLTDSRNRVLTAERRIVRAIGSPEEVRQLGVEPDRRNST